In one Silene latifolia isolate original U9 population chromosome 10, ASM4854445v1, whole genome shotgun sequence genomic region, the following are encoded:
- the LOC141609473 gene encoding uncharacterized protein LOC141609473, whose amino-acid sequence MQRYSKENLPITTLRLDLPATDLPLGCKVDEWLEIAVRNQVAEINLEGPADYKLPRFLFCANSLRDLHFSNVEIPYYEDVDLVSLESLVLGDVVVEERMLFHIVSSCLNLKDLCISFCPGLKKLVIPRHSKLEYLYIEGDVPLDGGVILETSSLRSFKYNIQDENPWPIISNHGLLRNLRHLLVTCLSITGEDLAKLLQEELTSLEKLEFIGCQIPSSFKISHTQLKQICLYDCDNLLNVVIDAPNLNKFKFHGEIEPPLSITIHSQASCTIHVHTMARYFDTDGFFILKKLLKGLNSCNVLKLFLFDDECDESSEYDDDDDDDNDEEESRNAELGPPCDIGELKLNLSYCDFSSSSLSAFLNGLFWTCRPTIISLRVESDHHKLKVEPLLNKLADMVKCLEHPLKRIEVEETNNDSQYLDVQLRLCW is encoded by the exons ATGCAAAGATATTCGAAAGAAAACCTGCCTATAACGACGTTAAGACTTGATCTTCCGGCTACTGATTTACCGTTGGGTTGCAAAGTTGATGAGTGGCTTGAGATAGCTGTGCGTAACCAAGTTGCGGAAATTAATCTTGAAGGTCCTGCCGATTACAAATTACCCCGTTTTCTGTTTTGTGCTAACTCGTTAAGAGACCTTCATTTTTCTAATGTCGAGATACCCTACTATGAAGATGTGGATCTCGTGTCTCTCGAGTCTTTGGTTTTAGGTGATGTCGTAGTAGAGGAGCGTATGCTATTTCATATTGTTAGTTCCTGTCTGAACCTGAAAGACTTGTGTATCTCATTTTGCCCTGGCTTGAAAAAATTAGTGATTCCGCGTCATAGCAAACTGGAGTATCTCTATATTGAGGGAGACGTACCTCTAGACGGGGGAGTCATTCTCGAGACTTCTAGTCTTAGGTCATTTAAGTACAATATCCAGGACGAGAACCCTTGGCCGATTATCTCAAATCATGGTTTATTGAGAAATTTGAGGCATCTGCTTGTAACTTGTCTTTCTATTACAGGTGAGGATCTTGCTAAACTACTACAGGAGGAACTCACCTCGCTAGAGAAATTGGAGTTTATTGGTTGTCAGATCCCGTCGAGTTTCAAAATATCGCATAcacaactaaaacaaatttgCTTATATGATTGCGACAATTTGTTAAATGTTGTGATTGATGCTCCAAATTTGAATAAGTTCAAATTTCATGGCGAAATAGAACCGCCCTTATCTATCACCATTCATAGTCAAGCCAGTTGTACCATCCATGTCCATACAATGGCTCGCTATTTTGATACTGACGGATTTTTCATATTGAAGAAGCTCTTGAAAGGACTAAACAGCTGCAATGTTTTGAAACTCTTCTTGTTTGACGACGAATGCGATGAATCATCTGAG tatgatgatgatgatgatgatgataacgaTGAAGAAGAAAGCAGAAATGCTGAACTTGGACCCCCTTGTGATATCGGAGAGCTGAAGTTAAACCTGTCATATTGCGATTTCTCAAGCTCCTCGCTTTCAGCTTTTTTAAATGGTTTATTCTGGACTTGCCGCCCTACTATAATTTCTTTGCGAGTTGAGTCTGACCATCATAAATTGAAAGTTGAG CCTTTGCTGAATAAGCTGGCGGATATGGTCAAATGTTTGGAACATCCTTTGAAACGGATTGAAGTTGAAGAGACTAATAATGACTCTCAGTACCTCGACGTACAATTGAGACTGTGTTGGTGA
- the LOC141608774 gene encoding F-box/LRR-repeat protein 25-like, with protein MTLDCNNPKPGEFNSTDRLSDLPDFIIHHIISYLDTKEAYRTSVLSKRWNQVFATNPILDFHHYYKFPMETLPRLLEYIDTRMQKFSKENLRITKFILALPPNDLLLPSKVDEWLEIAVRNQVTEIFLKGPANYKLPSFLFCAKSLRDLDCDNVEIPYYEALDLVSLEILFLHYGVVLEERMLAHIVSSCPNSKELVLSFYPSFKNLVIPCHSKLEDLYIEDGGKVILETSSLTTFKYDTDSVNNPWPIIANRGLLRNLRHVRVSGLSITGEDLAKLLPELTSLEKSEFILFVTSCEYRNIAYPTKTYCFL; from the coding sequence ATGACGCTCGATTGCAATAACCCAAAACCTGGGGAGTTTAATTCTACGGATAGGCTCTCAGATTTACCGGATTTTATCATACATCATATAATTTCTTATTTGGATACGAAAGAGGCGTATAGAACTAGCGTCTTGTCGAAAAGATGGAATCAAGTCTTCGCTACAAATCCAATTCTCGATTTTCATCATTATTATAAGTTTCCTATGGAaacgcttccaagacttttggaATATATAGATACTCGAATgcaaaaattttcaaaagaaaACCTCCGTATAACGAAGTTCATACTTGCACTTCCGCCTAATGACTTACTGTTGCCTTCCAAAGTTGATGAGTGGCTTGAGATAGCCGTGCGTAACCAAGTTACGGAAATTTTCCTTAAAGGTCCAGCTAACTACAAATTACCCAGTTTTCTATTTTGTGCTAAGTCGTTAAGAGATCTTGATTGTGATAATGTCGAAATACCGTACTATGAAGCTTTGGATCTTGTGTCTCTCGAGATTTTGTTTTTACATTATGGTGTCGTTTTAGAGGAGCGTATGCTAGCTCATATTGTTAGTTCATGTCCGAACTCGAAAGAATTGGTTCTCTCATTTTACCCTAGCTTCAAAAATTTGGTGATTCCATGTCATAGTAAACTGGAGGATCTCTATATTGAGGACGGCGGGAAAGTCATTCTCGAGACTTCTAGTCTTACGACTTTCAAGTACGATACCGATAGCGTGAACAACCCTTGGCCGATTATCGCAAATCGTGGTTTATTGAGAAATTTGAGGCATGTGCGTGTAAGTGGTCTTTCTATTACAGGAGAGGATCTTGCTAAACTACTACCGGAACTCACCTCGCTAGAGAAATCGGAGTTTATCTTGTTTGTCACATCTTGTGAATATAGAAATATCGCATACCCAACTAAAACATATTGCTTTTTATGA
- the LOC141608775 gene encoding FBD-associated F-box protein At5g22730-like: MKDCNNPKNGQFNSTDRISDLPDSIRRRIVSYLDTKEAYRTSVLSKRWNQVCVTNPNLDFYRHKFTVEYIDARMQRYSKENLPITTLRLDLPATDLPLGCKVDEWLEIAVRNQVAEINLEGPADYKLPRFLFCANSLRDLHFSNVEIPYYEDVDLVSLESLVLGDVVVEERMLFHIVSSCLNLKDLCISFCPGLKKLVIPRHSKLEYLYIEGDVPLDGGVILETSSLRSFKYNIQDENPWPIISNHGLLRNLRHLLVTCLSITGEDLAKLLQEELTSLEKLEFIGCQIPSSFKISHTQLKQICLYDCDNLLNVVIDAPNLNKFKFHGEIEPPLSITIHSQASCTIHVHTMARYFDTDGFFILKKLLKGLNNLQCFETLLYDDDDDDDNDEEESRNAELGPPCDIGE; this comes from the exons ATGAAGGATTGCAATAACCCGAAAAACGGGCAGTTTAATTCTACGGATAGAATCTCAGATTTACCGGATTCTATTAGACGTCGTATTGTTTCTTATCTGGATACGAAAGAGGCATATAGAACTAGCGTCTTGTCGAAAAGATGGAATCAAGTCTGCGTTACGAACCCAAATCTGGATTTTTATCGTCATAAATTTACAGTTGAATATATAGATGCTAGAATGCAAAGATATTCGAAAGAAAACCTGCCTATAACGACGTTAAGACTTGATCTTCCGGCTACTGATTTACCGTTGGGTTGCAAAGTTGATGAGTGGCTTGAGATAGCTGTGCGTAACCAAGTTGCGGAAATTAATCTTGAAGGTCCTGCCGATTACAAATTACCCCGTTTTCTGTTTTGTGCTAACTCGTTAAGAGACCTTCATTTTTCTAATGTCGAGATACCCTACTATGAAGATGTGGATCTCGTGTCTCTCGAGTCTTTGGTTTTAGGTGATGTCGTAGTAGAGGAGCGTATGCTATTTCATATTGTTAGTTCCTGTCTGAACCTGAAAGACTTGTGTATCTCATTTTGCCCTGGCTTGAAAAAATTAGTGATTCCGCGTCATAGCAAACTGGAGTATCTCTATATTGAGGGAGACGTACCTCTAGACGGGGGAGTCATTCTCGAGACTTCTAGTCTTAGGTCATTTAAGTACAATATCCAGGACGAGAACCCTTGGCCGATTATCTCAAATCATGGTTTATTGAGAAATTTGAGGCATCTGCTTGTAACTTGTCTTTCTATTACAGGTGAGGATCTTGCTAAACTACTACAGGAGGAACTCACCTCGCTAGAGAAATTGGAGTTTATTGGTTGTCAGATCCCGTCGAGTTTCAAAATATCGCATAcacaactaaaacaaatttgCTTATATGATTGCGACAATTTGTTAAATGTTGTGATTGATGCTCCAAATTTGAATAAGTTCAAATTTCATGGCGAAATAGAACCGCCCTTATCTATCACCATTCATAGTCAAGCCAGTTGTACCATCCATGTCCATACAATGGCTCGCTATTTTGATACTGACGGATTTTTCATATTGAAGAAGCTCTTGAAAGGACTAAACAATTTGCAATGTTTTGAAACTCTTCTT tatgatgatgatgatgatgatgataacgaTGAAGAAGAAAGCAGAAATGCTGAACTTGGACCCCCTTGTGATATCGGAGAGTGA
- the LOC141608777 gene encoding F-box/LRR-repeat protein 25-like has product MTLDCNNPKPGEFNSTDRLSDLPDFIIHHIISYLDTKEAYRTSVLSKRWNQVFATNPILDFHHYYKFPMETLPRLLEYIDTRMQKFSKENLRITKFILALPPNDLLLPSKVDEWLEIAVRNQVTEIFLKGPANYKLPSFLFCAKSLRDLDCDNVEIPYYEALDLVSLEILFLHYGVVLEERMLAHIVSSCPNLKELVLSFYPSFKNLVIPCHSKLEDLYIEDGGKVILETSSLTTFKYDTDSVNNPWPIIANRGLLRNLRHVRVSGLSITGEDLAKLLPELTSLEKSEFMRCHMLTNIEISHTQLKHIAFYDCDNLLNVVIDAPNLKKFKFHGDT; this is encoded by the coding sequence ATGACGCTCGATTGCAATAACCCAAAACCTGGGGAGTTTAATTCTACGGATAGGCTCTCAGATTTACCGGATTTTATCATACATCATATAATTTCTTATTTGGATACGAAAGAGGCGTATAGAACTAGCGTCTTGTCGAAAAGATGGAATCAAGTCTTCGCTACAAATCCAATTCTCGATTTTCATCATTATTATAAGTTTCCTATGGAaacgcttccaagacttttggaATATATAGATACTCGAATgcaaaaattttcaaaagaaaACCTCCGTATAACGAAGTTCATACTTGCACTTCCGCCTAATGACTTACTGTTGCCTTCCAAAGTTGATGAGTGGCTTGAGATAGCCGTGCGTAACCAAGTTACGGAAATTTTCCTTAAAGGTCCAGCTAACTACAAATTACCCAGTTTTCTATTTTGTGCTAAGTCGTTAAGAGATCTTGATTGTGATAATGTCGAAATACCGTACTATGAAGCTTTGGATCTTGTGTCTCTCGAGATTTTGTTTTTACATTATGGTGTCGTTTTAGAGGAGCGTATGCTAGCTCATATTGTTAGTTCATGTCCGAACCTGAAAGAATTGGTTCTCTCATTTTACCCTAGCTTCAAAAATTTGGTGATTCCATGTCATAGTAAACTGGAGGATCTCTATATTGAGGACGGCGGGAAAGTCATTCTCGAGACTTCTAGTCTTACGACTTTCAAGTACGATACCGATAGCGTGAACAACCCTTGGCCGATTATCGCAAATCGTGGTTTATTGAGAAATTTGAGGCATGTGCGTGTAAGTGGTCTTTCTATTACAGGAGAGGATCTTGCTAAACTACTACCGGAACTCACCTCGCTAGAGAAATCGGAGTTTATGCGCTGTCACATGCTGACGAATATAGAAATATCGCATACCCAACTAAAACATATTGCTTTTTATGATTGCGACAATTTGTTAAATGTTGTGATTGATGCTCCAAATTTAAAGAAGTTCAAATTTCATGGCGACACGTAA